A region from the Brachyspira hampsonii genome encodes:
- a CDS encoding aldo/keto reductase has product MNYTLKSSNIMPKFGIGTWCIGEVETEFKKESEAIAFALENGVRLIDTAEMYGNGKAESIIGNALKTVNIKREELFIVSKVYPHNAGRDKIFDSLKASLKRLGLDYLDMYLLHWRGRVPLSETVECMETAKKEGLINDWGVSNFDIDDMKELETVKDGDKCTVNQVLYHLGSRGVDYSLAPYMEERNIALMAYCPLAQAGGLGKDILKNDTLLSIAKKHNAMPSQIALAFIMSFNNKIAIPKSSNKKHLIENIESQKIKLDDEDMVLINKEFPKPNKKMHLDIV; this is encoded by the coding sequence ATGAATTATACTTTAAAATCTTCAAATATAATGCCTAAATTTGGAATAGGAACTTGGTGTATAGGAGAAGTTGAAACAGAATTTAAAAAAGAGTCTGAAGCTATAGCATTTGCTTTAGAAAATGGTGTGAGGCTTATAGATACAGCTGAGATGTACGGAAATGGAAAAGCTGAGTCAATAATAGGAAATGCTTTAAAGACAGTAAATATAAAGAGAGAAGAGCTTTTTATAGTTTCTAAAGTGTATCCTCATAATGCCGGAAGAGATAAAATATTTGATAGTTTAAAAGCATCATTAAAGCGTTTAGGATTAGATTATTTGGATATGTATCTGCTTCATTGGAGGGGAAGAGTACCTTTAAGTGAAACAGTTGAATGTATGGAGACAGCAAAAAAAGAAGGGCTTATAAATGATTGGGGCGTTTCTAATTTTGATATTGATGACATGAAAGAGCTTGAAACTGTAAAAGATGGCGATAAATGCACAGTTAATCAGGTATTATATCATTTAGGTTCTAGAGGTGTTGATTATTCTTTAGCTCCTTATATGGAGGAGAGGAATATTGCTTTGATGGCATATTGTCCTTTGGCACAGGCAGGAGGATTGGGTAAGGATATATTAAAAAATGATACTCTTTTAAGCATAGCAAAAAAACATAATGCTATGCCTTCTCAGATAGCTTTAGCATTTATTATGAGTTTTAATAATAAAATAGCTATTCCTAAAAGCTCTAATAAAAAACATTTGATAGAAAATATAGAGTCGCAAAAAATTAAACTTGATGATGAAGATATGGTACTTATAAATAAAGAGTTTCCAAAACCAAATAAAAAAATGCATTTGGATATAGTATAA
- a CDS encoding mechanosensitive ion channel family protein, protein MQYLKETIIWNNSLLRYLISLSVFIISLVLMNVILIFFMKILLKLNTKFQSTFLYELVKSIKKRVRPIIFMVSLSFGRVGLILPKEVGTYWIKILIVLIIIFVIMFICDIISNFSNNYLSNKKGVVISDGIITILKALIWVIGFLTILSNLGVNVNTFIAGLGIGGVAVAFAAQSIIADLFNYFVIVFDKPFLKGDYIQIDADKGVVEYIGIKSTRIRRNSGEQLLISNTNLLASRIQNYRILEKRRQYMMLGVEYSTPLEKLKVIPDLLKRIIETNNTEFISARFIEFADSSLNFEVIYYVNTAEYNEFVRVVEDINYKIIDEFNKLGVGFAFPSRTLYISKE, encoded by the coding sequence ATGCAATATTTGAAAGAAACGATTATTTGGAATAATAGTTTATTAAGGTACTTGATATCGTTATCTGTATTTATTATTAGTTTAGTTTTAATGAATGTTATATTAATATTTTTTATGAAAATATTATTAAAACTTAATACAAAATTTCAAAGCACATTTTTATACGAGCTTGTAAAAAGTATTAAAAAAAGAGTAAGACCTATTATATTTATGGTATCTTTATCTTTTGGAAGGGTTGGATTAATACTTCCTAAAGAGGTTGGAACATATTGGATAAAAATACTTATTGTACTTATAATAATATTTGTAATAATGTTTATATGTGATATTATAAGCAATTTCAGTAATAATTATTTGTCTAATAAAAAAGGTGTTGTAATATCTGACGGTATTATCACAATATTAAAAGCTTTAATATGGGTTATTGGATTTTTAACAATACTTTCAAATTTGGGAGTTAATGTTAATACTTTCATAGCTGGACTTGGTATAGGCGGTGTGGCTGTTGCTTTTGCGGCACAAAGTATAATAGCCGATTTATTTAATTATTTTGTTATAGTATTTGACAAACCTTTTTTGAAAGGTGATTATATACAGATAGATGCTGATAAAGGTGTAGTTGAATATATAGGCATAAAGTCTACTCGTATAAGAAGAAACAGCGGTGAACAGCTTTTAATATCAAATACTAATTTACTTGCTTCAAGAATACAAAACTATAGAATATTAGAAAAAAGAAGACAGTATATGATGTTGGGGGTTGAATATTCTACTCCTTTAGAAAAATTAAAAGTGATACCGGATCTTTTAAAGAGAATTATAGAAACTAATAATACTGAATTTATAAGTGCCAGATTTATAGAGTTTGCTGATTCTTCTCTTAATTTTGAAGTAATATACTATGTAAATACTGCAGAGTACAATGAGTTTGTAAGAGTAGTGGAAGATATAAATTATAAAATAATAGATGAGTTTAATAAACTTGGTGTAGGATTTGCATTCCCTTCAAGGACTTTGTATATAAGCAAAGAATAA